One window from the genome of Penaeus monodon isolate SGIC_2016 chromosome 2, NSTDA_Pmon_1, whole genome shotgun sequence encodes:
- the LOC119579294 gene encoding atherin-like → MRSETPPGTLKFARRARRRAGTEWMRWQAARPRARAAEAPPRPSSLRGRCRGIRSAERCTGPAARAYRRKPRAAGSRRGPPPPAPRDAAARPSASTAHSAADAYAPAAAPPDRKPPRAQPSVTPPQQQGSRRRPATPPTQGEKRPRSAATPPTAGCPSAPSPVTDLRRNGQQPPARPLSPPPQRPCRAPTSPMLLRRSPAVVG, encoded by the coding sequence ATGCGAAGTGAGACGCCACCGGGCACGCTGAAGTTTGCTCGCCGCGCACGGCGCCGCGCCGGCACGGAATGGATGAGGTGGCAGGCCGCCCGTCCACGGGCTCGCGCCGCGGAAGCCCCCCCCCGCCCAAGCAGCCTCCGCGGCCGCTGCCGCGGAATCCGGAGCGCCGAGCGCTGCACGGGCCCCGCCGCCCGCGCCTACCGCCGCAAGCCGAGGGCCGCAGGGAGCAGGCGAGGGCCGCCGCCACCTGCGCCGCGCGACGCAGCGGCACGGCCGTCGGCCTCGACGGCGCACTCCGCCGCCGACGCATACGCGCCGGCCGCGGCCCCGCCTGACCGGAAACCGCCGCGGGCGCAGCCGTCAGTGACGCCGCCTCAACAGCAGGGGAGCCGCCGCCGGCCCGCGACGCCGCCGACACAAGGCGAAAAACGTCCGCGCTCCGCCGCAACACCTCCTACGGCTGGTTGCCCAtctgccccctcccccgtcaCAGACCTCCGCCGAAACGGGCAACAGCCGCCCGCACGACCGCTGTCGCCGCCCCCGCAGCGCCCATGCCGCGCACCCACGTCGCCTATGCTCCTCCGCCGGTCCCCCGCAGTAGTCGGCTGA